A portion of the Rhodococcus pseudokoreensis genome contains these proteins:
- a CDS encoding quinone oxidoreductase family protein, with translation MDAVVLREFGEPNVLKIESIADPVASPGWVTVQLKAAALNWHDVLVRQGKYSSPLPHVLGADGAGIRADTGEEVLVLPSLWWGDREAAPSAQWEILGDRQRGTYAELVRVPEVCVAPKPRGLSWEQAAALPLVGLTTYRALFTRGRLRAGENVLVLGAGGGVATMAVMLASAVGANVTVTSSSPSKIAQAVELGAANGVLYSDPEWPEAARHHSPDGQGFDLVLDSVGTWEQSIAALRPGGRLVVLGASRSELATLNVRPFYFGQYELIGTTMGSPQDFTGLLELIDAATIPPVPIDTVFPLAEAAAAHKHLEQGSGFGKVVLSHR, from the coding sequence ATGGATGCCGTAGTTTTGCGAGAGTTCGGGGAGCCGAACGTCCTGAAGATCGAGTCGATCGCCGATCCGGTGGCGAGCCCGGGCTGGGTGACTGTCCAATTGAAGGCTGCGGCCCTCAACTGGCACGATGTTCTCGTGCGACAGGGTAAGTACTCGTCGCCACTGCCGCACGTTCTCGGCGCGGACGGTGCGGGCATCCGCGCAGACACGGGTGAGGAGGTTCTCGTCCTTCCCTCACTGTGGTGGGGCGACCGCGAAGCAGCCCCGAGCGCGCAGTGGGAGATCCTCGGCGATCGCCAGCGGGGCACCTACGCCGAGTTGGTACGGGTGCCGGAGGTCTGCGTTGCCCCGAAACCGCGCGGGCTCAGCTGGGAGCAGGCCGCTGCCCTCCCCCTCGTCGGACTGACCACCTATCGGGCGCTGTTCACCCGCGGACGCCTCCGCGCCGGCGAGAATGTCCTCGTCCTGGGCGCAGGCGGGGGAGTTGCGACCATGGCCGTCATGCTGGCGTCTGCCGTGGGGGCAAACGTTACAGTCACGTCCTCCTCCCCGTCCAAGATCGCGCAGGCAGTAGAACTCGGTGCCGCGAACGGGGTGCTCTACAGCGACCCCGAGTGGCCCGAAGCCGCTCGTCACCACTCGCCCGACGGTCAGGGCTTCGATCTCGTCCTCGATTCCGTGGGGACGTGGGAACAGTCCATCGCGGCTTTGCGTCCGGGGGGCCGATTAGTCGTGCTGGGCGCATCTCGGAGCGAACTCGCCACTCTGAATGTCAGACCCTTCTACTTCGGCCAGTATGAATTGATCGGCACCACGATGGGGAGCCCGCAAGACTTCACCGGCCTTTTGGAACTGATCGATGCGGCCACCATTCCACCGGTGCCCATCGATACCGTGTTCCCGCTCGCAGAGGCGGCGGCCGCACACAAGCATCTCGAACAGGGAAGCGGGTTCGGGAAGGTCGTTCTCTCGCATCGTTGA
- a CDS encoding helix-turn-helix transcriptional regulator, translating to MTELRSAMIRREQSVEVRDEGLVQDAHECTDLVSKILGAAYQASGPEDAYAALAGARHQLGNALTEGLLPETDIEEACVLLVRMEDLREQCAESAAIRRAAELAAVHDAAAGLRDLASGDIVQSAPEAICSTLPFARAMISAISGSLWQPQRLHVRPEFDGSPMDFSDFVNSAEFPLSEARLETELVRRRVPALVAAPAQDERTMKEIVVASRSSGYVAAPIVSRGRVIGLIHADRPGARDPLDPDDRDRLDAFATFFALVYEQAILRERISAQRSRLAASFDSTDVLLERIQKAELGLRPQPDEHPHIARPTVDQTSAVEVSAVLTFREREILSHIATGATNSQIAQTLVISEGTVKSHVKHILKKLRVPTRAAAAVLYSHQIRR from the coding sequence GTGACCGAACTACGGAGCGCAATGATTCGGAGAGAGCAATCAGTCGAAGTGCGGGATGAGGGTCTTGTTCAGGACGCGCACGAATGCACAGACCTCGTTTCGAAGATCCTCGGGGCCGCATACCAGGCGTCCGGGCCAGAGGATGCGTATGCCGCACTCGCGGGAGCCCGACATCAACTCGGGAACGCACTGACCGAGGGTCTATTGCCAGAGACCGACATCGAGGAGGCCTGTGTTCTCCTGGTCCGGATGGAAGATCTTCGGGAGCAATGCGCCGAGAGCGCGGCGATCCGCCGGGCCGCCGAGTTGGCGGCTGTACACGATGCCGCTGCCGGACTGCGTGATCTCGCATCCGGCGACATCGTCCAATCGGCACCAGAGGCGATTTGTTCGACGCTTCCCTTCGCGCGCGCCATGATCTCGGCGATCAGCGGATCGCTCTGGCAACCGCAGCGACTTCACGTCCGGCCGGAATTCGACGGGTCACCGATGGACTTCTCGGACTTCGTGAACTCCGCGGAGTTTCCGTTGTCCGAAGCGCGACTGGAGACCGAACTGGTTCGCCGTCGTGTGCCTGCCCTGGTCGCAGCGCCAGCGCAAGACGAACGCACGATGAAGGAAATAGTGGTCGCGTCACGCTCCTCGGGCTATGTCGCTGCACCGATCGTCTCGAGAGGCCGGGTAATCGGACTGATCCATGCCGATCGTCCCGGCGCGCGGGACCCTCTCGATCCGGACGATCGCGACCGACTGGACGCGTTCGCGACCTTCTTCGCTCTCGTGTACGAGCAAGCGATATTGAGGGAGCGAATCAGCGCGCAGAGATCACGATTGGCGGCATCCTTCGATTCCACCGATGTGCTGCTCGAACGCATTCAGAAGGCGGAGCTGGGCCTGCGTCCCCAGCCTGACGAGCATCCTCACATCGCTCGGCCCACAGTCGACCAGACGTCCGCGGTAGAGGTCAGCGCGGTGTTGACGTTCCGTGAGCGCGAGATTCTTTCCCATATCGCCACCGGCGCCACCAACAGTCAAATCGCACAGACACTGGTGATCTCCGAGGGAACCGTGAAGTCGCACGTCAAGCACATTCTGAAGAAGCTGCGCGTCCCGACCCGGGCTGCAGCGGCGGTACTCTATTCCCACCAGATCCGACGATGA
- a CDS encoding LuxR C-terminal-related transcriptional regulator: protein MMDIKTVNDGQSRIQGSAQARGDAEAMKAAVSLLGRLRNDFGLGPEPPSDTRKVSPGLVLALLDEATEAALSALSTIVSDKKVSFGRLLVEIRDVRHRLHSSPSSSAVVGAADFAGAVRRLRGAETVAGLSRSVCAEAAAMTGLDRVLLSEVHSNAWTIVETQFERGAAPEIDSLATAPIEPDSPEGRAVQKRTAVLVLPDRQSPAANPINLASASYFGAGGYVVAPIAVSTGVIGLIHASRADDRNPSIAERDLLDAFAGSFGTLFERAMVSERLTKQKRLIVERLEQESREAEVLSNSEVALGKPRAAGAASFSPAALPSHCNAPGLEELTGREREVFQLLAAGKSNTEIADVLVISVFTVKSHVKKILRKLGAMNRSEAIYRYLEMAKSDASSGRTT from the coding sequence ATGATGGATATCAAAACCGTGAACGATGGCCAATCTCGTATACAGGGCTCGGCTCAGGCGCGAGGCGACGCCGAGGCCATGAAGGCGGCCGTGTCCCTGCTCGGTCGTTTGCGGAACGACTTCGGACTGGGGCCCGAACCTCCGAGTGACACCCGGAAGGTGTCTCCCGGTCTTGTCCTCGCCCTGCTCGACGAGGCGACCGAAGCGGCGCTCAGTGCACTGTCGACGATCGTGTCGGACAAGAAGGTGTCGTTCGGAAGGCTTCTCGTCGAAATCCGCGATGTCCGCCACCGTCTGCACTCGTCACCGTCCTCGTCGGCAGTCGTCGGTGCCGCCGACTTCGCAGGCGCTGTTCGACGTCTTCGGGGTGCTGAGACAGTGGCCGGCCTGTCGAGGAGCGTGTGCGCCGAGGCCGCCGCGATGACTGGTCTTGACCGAGTGCTGCTCTCTGAGGTCCACAGCAATGCCTGGACTATCGTGGAGACCCAGTTCGAGAGAGGCGCTGCGCCCGAAATCGATTCACTCGCCACGGCACCGATTGAGCCTGACTCACCGGAGGGACGGGCCGTGCAGAAGCGCACCGCAGTCCTCGTGCTACCGGATCGGCAGTCGCCTGCGGCGAACCCCATCAACCTCGCGAGTGCATCGTACTTCGGCGCCGGAGGGTATGTTGTAGCCCCGATTGCCGTCTCCACCGGCGTGATCGGCTTGATCCACGCGAGTCGTGCAGACGACCGAAATCCGAGTATCGCCGAACGCGACCTGCTCGATGCGTTCGCCGGCAGCTTCGGAACTCTTTTCGAACGAGCAATGGTGTCCGAACGATTGACCAAGCAGAAGCGGTTGATCGTCGAACGCCTGGAGCAGGAGAGTCGCGAGGCGGAAGTGCTCTCGAATTCAGAAGTTGCGCTCGGAAAGCCGCGTGCCGCCGGTGCCGCATCATTCTCACCGGCGGCGCTGCCCTCACACTGCAACGCACCGGGCTTGGAAGAACTTACCGGGCGTGAACGCGAAGTGTTCCAGCTCCTGGCGGCAGGCAAATCCAACACGGAAATTGCAGATGTACTTGTGATCAGTGTCTTCACAGTGAAATCGCATGTCAAAAAGATCCTGCGAAAGCTGGGAGCGATGAACCGGTCCGAGGCGATCTACCGATACTTGGAGATGGCCAAGTCTGACGCCTCGTCCGGCCGCACCACCTAG
- a CDS encoding 2Fe-2S iron-sulfur cluster-binding protein — translation MSEITYVLPDGSESTIDVPSGQSIMDGSVRNNLPGIVAECGGSCSCATCHVFLDEDSQGLFDEATDEERDLLEYLDGVQAHSRLSCQLIVNDRCNGLRVVVPDTNG, via the coding sequence ATGAGCGAGATCACCTACGTACTGCCCGATGGAAGTGAGTCGACTATCGACGTCCCGTCCGGTCAGAGCATCATGGACGGCTCGGTCCGCAACAATCTCCCGGGGATCGTCGCCGAATGCGGTGGAAGCTGCTCGTGCGCAACTTGTCATGTTTTCCTCGACGAGGACTCCCAGGGGCTGTTCGACGAGGCCACGGACGAGGAGCGTGATCTACTCGAGTACCTCGATGGGGTGCAGGCACACTCACGCTTGTCGTGCCAGTTGATCGTCAACGATCGATGCAATGGACTCCGAGTCGTCGTACCCGACACGAACGGTTGA
- a CDS encoding cytochrome P450, with protein MTTVEHVSSVPIPKSIAEQIVLPEGHRDEVSLYAAYEWLRTNNPLGKVEVEGYDPLWLVTKHADIMEIEKQPQIFNSGGGEDKGSHNPILTNQAGDAFTKSLTGGSLRILDTITYLDPPEHTAVKDLAADWFRPANLKKWEGIIRELAQESVAELRRSGTEIDLVENFTKSFPLHVIMSLFGVPEEDEPRMMALTQDFFGVADPDEQRDDVEPLTPEAAAQQFSAAIADFYAYFDALVEDRRANPRDDLATLIAAGKDENGDYYPKTFAYGWFIAIATAGHDTTSTTLATGLHALIENPDQLARVQADPSLIPDLVNESLRWASPVKQFTRQASVDYTLRGQQIKKGDRLVLLYQSANRDSDVFDSPDTFRFDRKPNKHIAFGYGPHMCIGQHLAKIELRIMFEELLPKIAKLEQIGDARVLQTNFVGGLKNLPVRLELH; from the coding sequence GTGACTACCGTCGAACACGTATCGAGCGTTCCGATCCCGAAAAGCATCGCCGAGCAGATCGTCCTACCTGAGGGCCATAGAGACGAAGTTTCACTTTACGCGGCCTACGAGTGGTTGCGAACCAACAACCCGCTCGGGAAGGTGGAGGTCGAGGGCTACGATCCTCTGTGGCTGGTGACCAAGCACGCCGACATCATGGAAATCGAAAAACAACCCCAGATTTTCAACAGCGGCGGCGGAGAGGACAAGGGCTCCCATAATCCGATTCTCACGAATCAGGCGGGTGATGCCTTCACCAAGAGCCTGACCGGCGGCAGTCTCCGGATCCTCGACACGATCACCTATCTGGACCCACCTGAGCACACCGCAGTGAAGGATCTCGCCGCGGACTGGTTCCGGCCGGCGAACCTGAAGAAATGGGAAGGCATCATTCGGGAGCTGGCACAGGAATCGGTTGCGGAGCTTCGCCGATCGGGAACCGAGATCGACCTCGTCGAGAACTTCACCAAGTCCTTTCCGCTCCACGTGATCATGAGCCTCTTCGGTGTCCCGGAAGAAGACGAGCCGCGGATGATGGCGTTGACTCAGGACTTCTTCGGAGTCGCAGATCCCGACGAGCAGCGTGACGACGTCGAACCCCTGACCCCGGAAGCGGCAGCACAACAATTTTCGGCTGCCATCGCGGATTTCTACGCCTACTTCGACGCACTCGTCGAAGACCGTCGCGCGAATCCCCGCGACGACCTCGCGACTCTGATCGCGGCCGGGAAGGACGAGAACGGCGACTACTACCCGAAAACCTTCGCCTACGGCTGGTTCATCGCCATCGCAACCGCTGGTCACGACACCACGTCTACCACCTTGGCGACCGGTCTGCATGCGTTGATCGAGAACCCTGACCAGCTCGCCCGGGTACAGGCCGACCCCTCTCTGATCCCCGATCTGGTGAACGAGTCCTTGCGCTGGGCATCGCCGGTGAAGCAGTTCACCCGCCAGGCGTCCGTCGACTACACCCTCCGTGGACAGCAGATCAAGAAGGGTGATCGACTGGTGCTTCTCTACCAGTCAGCGAACCGCGACAGCGACGTGTTCGACTCACCCGACACTTTTCGCTTCGACCGGAAGCCCAACAAGCACATCGCTTTCGGGTACGGACCGCACATGTGCATCGGACAGCACCTTGCGAAGATCGAACTTCGAATCATGTTCGAAGAGCTGCTGCCGAAGATCGCCAAGTTGGAGCAGATCGGTGACGCACGCGTGCTCCAGACGAACTTCGTCGGCGGCCTCAAGAATCTGCCCGTCCGACTGGAACTTCACTGA
- a CDS encoding AMP-binding protein: MDVMEHAGAILPEDRYSASTLAAFRSNGYWRDESLAEHVDRWATIDPDFVAVTDGYGVLTRGELRGQAYRLAASLKKLGIERGDRVQVQLPNWNEFVVIYVALARIGAVLVPTMPVYRHDEVRYVLEHSGAKISFVTEEFRKFRYTDMLAEVRPEVPGLEHVVVVRGNAGADEIAFDSLTAGEGVPGDDELGPPPSADAAHAIIYTSGTESRPKGCQHTFNTLSFTVYGLGGQVMGLNPDDVMFMPSPVTHATGLAVGVATPLILGSGIHLLDVWEPNEGLRRIAEFKTTVSMAATPFLQMALGAIEDGADHDVTSMRLWVSAGAPIPEILLTEWKTALPDCTLLPVYGSSEGLLVTAVRVDDPIEKVLSSDGRAFDGVDLEIRDEEGAIVTAGEEGQIFYGGPGIFLGYWRDPERTAASVDDRGFLSSGDLGRVDADGYLRVTGRIKDLIIRGGMNISAREVEEHLLAHPQIMGAAAVSMPDPRLGEKVCAFIVVDGPAPTLEDLADFLRNERKAMMQKIPEKVVVVDQLPTTATGKIQKFLLRKQAAELTGNE, translated from the coding sequence ATGGATGTCATGGAACACGCGGGAGCCATTCTCCCCGAGGACCGCTACAGTGCCAGCACCCTCGCGGCGTTCCGATCGAACGGCTACTGGCGTGACGAGAGCCTGGCCGAACATGTGGACCGCTGGGCCACGATCGACCCGGACTTCGTCGCTGTCACCGATGGCTACGGCGTCCTCACCCGAGGAGAGCTTCGCGGGCAGGCATACCGCCTTGCGGCCTCTTTGAAAAAGCTTGGAATCGAGCGGGGTGACCGCGTCCAGGTCCAGTTACCGAACTGGAACGAATTCGTCGTCATCTATGTGGCGCTCGCCAGGATCGGCGCCGTACTCGTGCCGACGATGCCCGTGTACCGGCACGATGAGGTCCGATACGTTCTCGAGCACTCCGGTGCCAAGATCTCCTTTGTCACAGAGGAATTCCGGAAGTTCCGGTACACCGACATGCTGGCCGAGGTCCGCCCGGAGGTTCCCGGACTCGAGCACGTCGTCGTCGTGCGCGGAAATGCGGGCGCCGACGAGATCGCGTTCGATTCACTGACCGCCGGTGAAGGCGTCCCCGGTGACGACGAACTCGGGCCACCCCCATCTGCCGATGCGGCCCATGCCATCATCTACACATCGGGGACAGAGTCGCGACCGAAAGGGTGCCAGCACACCTTCAACACGCTCTCTTTCACCGTCTACGGACTGGGTGGGCAGGTGATGGGTCTGAATCCTGACGATGTGATGTTCATGCCCTCGCCCGTCACGCATGCGACCGGGCTGGCCGTGGGCGTGGCGACGCCGTTGATCCTCGGCAGTGGGATCCATCTCCTCGACGTGTGGGAGCCGAACGAAGGCCTCCGGCGTATCGCGGAGTTCAAGACCACGGTCAGCATGGCCGCGACACCGTTCCTCCAGATGGCACTCGGGGCCATCGAAGATGGTGCCGACCACGACGTGACCTCGATGCGACTCTGGGTCAGCGCCGGCGCACCTATTCCTGAAATCCTTCTGACAGAGTGGAAGACGGCTCTGCCCGACTGTACGTTGCTCCCGGTCTATGGCAGCAGCGAAGGGCTACTGGTGACGGCGGTGCGTGTCGACGACCCCATCGAAAAGGTGCTCTCCTCCGACGGGCGCGCCTTCGATGGTGTCGATCTCGAGATTCGGGACGAGGAAGGTGCCATCGTAACGGCCGGCGAGGAAGGCCAGATCTTCTACGGAGGACCGGGGATCTTCCTCGGATACTGGCGCGACCCCGAGCGCACGGCTGCATCGGTCGACGATCGAGGGTTCCTCTCCTCAGGTGATTTGGGCCGCGTCGACGCAGATGGATATCTGCGGGTCACCGGCCGGATCAAGGACCTGATCATCCGTGGTGGAATGAACATCTCGGCACGCGAGGTGGAAGAACACCTACTGGCGCATCCGCAGATCATGGGAGCGGCCGCGGTGTCCATGCCCGATCCCCGCCTCGGCGAGAAGGTGTGCGCCTTCATTGTCGTCGACGGTCCCGCGCCGACACTCGAGGACTTGGCGGACTTCCTCCGGAACGAACGCAAAGCAATGATGCAGAAGATCCCCGAGAAAGTGGTCGTCGTCGACCAACTTCCCACCACCGCCACCGGGAAGATCCAGAAGTTCTTGCTTCGCAAGCAGGCGGCCGAACTGACCGGCAACGAGTAA
- a CDS encoding aldehyde dehydrogenase has translation MTTNNNAFFIGGEWHAPTSSGVITVVSPNDEQVVGHAPDGVEADMDAAVGAARRAFDDPAGWSQWEPARRAQALGRLADALDKRAVEMVQAVSSQNGMPVAVAEKLEAVFPQILLRYYAGLIENDSFEETRPGLLGGSTLVTKTPIGVVGAIVPWNFPQALAAFKYAPALAAGCTIVIKPSPETVLDSYVLAEAIEEADLPAGVINIVPGGRELGAYLVSHPGIDKVAFTGSSAAGRNIAEACGRLLRPVTLELGGKSAAIILDDANLDLATVGEQLFGATMLNNGQVCYLGTRILAPQSRYQEVVDTFSALAGSLTVGSSLDPATMIGPMASARQRERVESYIAKGKGDGARITVGGGRPTDLDKGWFVEPTIFADVDNNYSIAQEEIFGPVLSIISYRDDEDAVRIANDSDFGLGGTVFTADHDHGVAVARRIQTGTVGINGYLPDPTAPFGGVKASGLGRELGPEALSAYLVPKSIYL, from the coding sequence ATGACCACGAACAACAATGCCTTCTTCATCGGAGGCGAATGGCATGCGCCCACCTCGAGTGGCGTGATCACGGTGGTCTCACCCAACGACGAACAGGTGGTCGGCCACGCTCCCGACGGCGTTGAAGCTGACATGGATGCCGCCGTCGGCGCCGCACGCCGCGCATTCGACGACCCGGCCGGATGGTCGCAGTGGGAGCCGGCGCGGCGAGCACAGGCGCTGGGGCGCCTGGCCGATGCGCTGGACAAGCGCGCAGTCGAAATGGTCCAGGCGGTGAGCTCCCAGAACGGCATGCCCGTCGCCGTCGCCGAGAAGTTGGAGGCGGTCTTCCCGCAAATCCTCCTCCGCTACTACGCCGGACTGATCGAAAACGACAGTTTCGAGGAGACGCGGCCGGGTCTCCTCGGCGGATCGACGCTCGTCACCAAGACCCCGATCGGCGTCGTCGGCGCCATCGTCCCGTGGAACTTCCCGCAGGCTCTCGCCGCCTTCAAATACGCTCCGGCTCTCGCTGCAGGGTGCACGATCGTCATCAAGCCGTCCCCCGAAACAGTCCTCGACAGCTACGTCCTCGCGGAAGCAATCGAAGAGGCGGACCTGCCGGCCGGCGTGATCAACATCGTTCCCGGCGGTCGCGAACTGGGCGCGTATCTGGTCTCACACCCGGGCATCGACAAGGTGGCGTTCACCGGGTCGTCGGCTGCCGGTCGTAACATCGCCGAGGCGTGCGGTCGGCTACTTCGCCCGGTCACGCTGGAACTGGGTGGAAAATCGGCGGCAATCATCCTTGACGACGCGAATCTGGATCTCGCCACCGTCGGGGAACAGCTGTTCGGTGCAACCATGTTGAACAATGGGCAAGTCTGCTACCTCGGCACCCGAATTCTGGCACCGCAATCGCGTTACCAGGAAGTGGTCGACACGTTCAGCGCCCTCGCCGGGTCACTGACCGTAGGAAGTTCCCTCGACCCCGCCACGATGATCGGGCCGATGGCGAGCGCCCGGCAGCGCGAGCGGGTGGAGTCCTACATCGCGAAGGGCAAGGGCGACGGCGCCCGCATCACGGTCGGTGGTGGGCGCCCCACCGACCTCGACAAGGGATGGTTCGTCGAACCGACCATTTTTGCGGACGTCGACAACAACTACAGCATCGCCCAGGAAGAGATCTTCGGCCCGGTGCTGTCGATCATTTCGTACCGCGACGACGAGGACGCCGTCCGCATCGCGAACGACAGCGACTTCGGCCTCGGTGGCACCGTCTTCACCGCCGATCACGACCACGGGGTCGCTGTTGCTCGGCGCATCCAGACCGGAACGGTCGGTATCAACGGCTACCTCCCCGACCCGACGGCACCCTTCGGTGGTGTCAAGGCCAGCGGCCTCGGTCGCGAACTGGGTCCGGAAGCCCTGTCCGCCTACCTCGTGCCGAAGTCGATCTACCTGTAA
- a CDS encoding ABC transporter ATP-binding protein yields MGVEVSVEGLTKSFGSQRIWQDVSLTLPTGEVSALLGPSGTGKSVFLKSLIGLLRPEQGSIVIDGTNILECSSKELYEIRKLFGVLFQDGALFGSMNLYDNVAFPLREHTKKSESDVRKTVMEKMELVGLLGAEDKLPGEISGGMRKRAGLARALVLDPQIILVDEPDSGLDPVRTTYISQTLIDINAEIDATILIVSHNINLARTVPDNIGMLFRRELVMFGPREVLLTSDQPVVKQFLNGTMIGPIGMSEEKDEATMAAEQAMVDAGHHAGGVDDVEGIVPQMKATPGMPFRQAVARRQERVRHIMHTLPENAQIAIHESFEESLGSYDDTEEFPLYEEPLESV; encoded by the coding sequence GTGGGTGTCGAGGTATCCGTCGAAGGACTGACCAAGTCGTTCGGCTCGCAGAGAATCTGGCAGGACGTGTCGTTGACCCTCCCCACCGGCGAGGTCAGCGCGTTGCTCGGACCGTCCGGTACGGGAAAATCGGTGTTCCTGAAGTCGCTTATCGGTCTGCTCCGTCCGGAGCAGGGCTCGATCGTGATCGACGGCACCAACATTCTCGAGTGCTCGAGCAAGGAGCTCTACGAGATCCGCAAACTGTTCGGGGTGCTGTTTCAGGACGGTGCGTTGTTCGGATCGATGAATCTCTACGACAACGTCGCGTTCCCGTTGCGCGAACACACCAAAAAGTCCGAATCCGACGTCCGCAAGACCGTCATGGAGAAGATGGAACTCGTCGGCCTCCTCGGGGCCGAGGACAAACTGCCCGGCGAAATCTCCGGCGGTATGCGCAAACGCGCCGGCCTGGCACGCGCCCTGGTCCTCGACCCGCAGATCATCCTCGTCGACGAGCCCGACTCCGGCCTGGACCCGGTCCGCACCACCTACATTTCCCAGACGCTGATCGACATCAACGCCGAAATCGACGCAACGATCCTGATCGTCTCGCACAACATCAACCTCGCACGCACGGTGCCCGACAACATCGGCATGCTCTTCCGCCGGGAACTGGTGATGTTCGGACCCCGCGAAGTGCTGCTCACCAGCGACCAGCCGGTCGTCAAACAATTCCTCAACGGCACCATGATCGGCCCGATCGGAATGTCCGAGGAAAAAGACGAAGCCACCATGGCCGCCGAACAGGCGATGGTCGACGCCGGCCACCACGCCGGCGGCGTCGACGATGTCGAAGGCATCGTCCCGCAGATGAAAGCCACACCCGGCATGCCGTTCCGACAAGCCGTCGCCCGCCGCCAGGAACGCGTCCGGCACATCATGCACACCCTCCCCGAGAACGCCCAAATCGCGATCCACGAAAGTTTCGAGGAGAGCCTCGGCTCCTACGACGACACCGAGGAATTCCCGCTCTACGAGGAGCCGCTCGAATCCGTGTAA
- a CDS encoding MCE family protein, translated as MRSKLVRFQLIVFTVVAVLAVGNAAVNYLGLERVTGIGMYTVTAEFDRAGGLYVNSLVTYRGVDVGVVKSIDVGPDRASAELQLDSDFAIPADSRAFVRSVSAIGEQYLDMVPASSEGPFLADGDVITEANTEIPVPASEVVDKVNVLLSELPKDDLRVTVDEAYTAFNGAGPALSRLIDSSRPLIELAQAKIGTTRTLLDDAEPVLAAGVDSRADIASFSHDLSSFSEQLVMSDAQVRGVLDNGSQFFDTVSGTLDDVRPTVPLLLANLQTVGEVARVNIPGIQQILVIYPAVSASINYMHRGVQTDDRVYGQGALDVKLGNSANPLPCTEGYQETQRRDPSDLSAVPAPENSYCKLPPADPRVARGARNIPCATDPTVRTAEIENCPGGLPSTWPGMLARPGQPYSPPPTDTGAPNAGPIASQPAPGGPEPLTVTPASWSNPQDFTGGNGNTSVPYDPITGNFRAPNGDLYSIASVSAPKLEEELTWQALLLR; from the coding sequence ATGAGATCGAAACTCGTCCGCTTCCAGCTCATCGTCTTCACAGTGGTGGCTGTTCTCGCCGTCGGCAACGCCGCGGTCAACTACCTCGGGCTCGAGCGGGTCACCGGGATCGGGATGTACACGGTCACGGCGGAATTCGACCGCGCGGGAGGCCTCTATGTGAACTCACTGGTGACCTATCGCGGCGTCGACGTCGGCGTCGTGAAATCGATCGACGTCGGCCCCGATCGAGCGTCCGCAGAATTACAGCTCGATTCGGACTTCGCGATTCCAGCCGACAGCCGGGCGTTCGTCCGCAGCGTCTCGGCCATCGGCGAGCAATATCTGGACATGGTTCCGGCGTCGTCCGAAGGCCCCTTCCTCGCGGACGGTGACGTGATCACCGAGGCGAACACCGAAATCCCGGTGCCCGCCTCCGAGGTCGTCGACAAGGTGAACGTTCTCCTGTCCGAGCTGCCCAAGGACGACCTCCGCGTCACCGTCGACGAGGCCTACACTGCCTTCAACGGGGCGGGACCGGCGCTGTCGCGGCTCATCGACTCCTCCCGTCCACTCATCGAACTCGCGCAGGCGAAGATCGGGACAACCCGAACCCTGCTCGACGACGCCGAACCGGTCCTCGCTGCCGGTGTCGACTCCCGCGCCGACATCGCGAGCTTCTCCCACGATCTGTCCTCGTTCTCCGAGCAGTTGGTGATGAGCGACGCACAGGTCCGCGGCGTCCTCGACAATGGGTCACAGTTCTTCGACACGGTCAGCGGCACTCTCGACGACGTCCGCCCCACCGTTCCGCTGCTGCTGGCAAACCTCCAGACGGTTGGTGAGGTCGCTCGCGTCAACATCCCCGGGATCCAGCAGATCCTGGTGATCTACCCGGCTGTGTCGGCGTCGATCAACTACATGCACCGAGGAGTCCAGACCGACGACCGGGTGTACGGTCAGGGCGCCCTCGACGTCAAACTCGGCAACTCCGCGAACCCGCTCCCCTGCACCGAGGGGTACCAGGAAACGCAGCGCCGCGACCCCAGCGATCTCAGCGCGGTCCCGGCACCGGAAAATTCCTACTGCAAACTCCCGCCGGCCGACCCCCGGGTCGCCCGAGGGGCACGCAACATCCCCTGTGCGACCGATCCCACCGTGCGAACAGCCGAGATCGAGAACTGCCCGGGCGGTCTGCCGTCCACTTGGCCGGGAATGCTGGCCCGGCCCGGACAACCGTATTCGCCGCCGCCGACGGACACCGGCGCACCGAACGCGGGCCCGATCGCGAGCCAACCCGCTCCCGGCGGTCCCGAACCCCTGACCGTCACACCGGCCTCATGGTCGAACCCGCAGGACTTCACCGGCGGCAACGGCAACACCAGCGTCCCGTACGACCCGATCACCGGGAACTTCCGGGCACCGAACGGCGATCTGTACTCGATCGCCAGCGTTTCTGCACCAAAGTTAGAGGAGGAATTGACATGGCAGGCACTACTGCTCCGGTAG